TCGGATGAAAAAGTAAGCGTATGGCCATTTGCTTCTAAAACGCCATATTCACTGATTTTTTCACCTTGATCTTTAGCAATTTGACGCATGCGAATATTATGATCCTTAGAACCAGTAAAATGATGCAATGCTGTTATAAATTTATCAGGTTTTACGATACGAAAATCAATAGCAATTTGAATGGATGTATTTACCTCGATCGAAACTTTTGTATCACCGGCATTTGTTACTTCACTGATTAGCGGTAATTGAAGTAATGACGCCCGAACCTGATCTGCATGTTCAGCTTCAATCACATAATCCAAATCACGAACGGTTTCACGTAAACGTCGTAAGCTGCCAGCTCGGTGAAACTGCTTAATTTCACGAATGCTTGCTAAATATTCTTCAATCTCTTCAGCAACCGGAAGCACGTCGTCAATTGGATAACGATCCGGACGTGTTCCAAGCTCTTTTACACCTTCCATTATTTTTTGAACTGATTTTTCCCCGAACCCCTTTAGCGCTTCAATATGTCCATTTTGAGCTTCACGTAATAGCGTTTCTCGGTCGATAACACCTAGCTCATGATATAAGCGAGCTAGTTTTTTTCCACCTAAGCCTTGGACGTCTAGAAGTGGTATTAAACCAGCTGGTACTTCTTTTTTTAACTGATCAAGTTCAGGTGATTTTCCTGTTTGAAGGAAGTGCTGAATGATTTGTCCTGTTGTTTTTCCGATTCCTTTAAGAGAGAGGATATCATCCATCTCAGCTAAGCTACGTTGATCGTTTTCAATACTTTGTGCTGCTTTTTTGAAAGCTGAAATTTTAAATGGATTTTCATCTTTTAATTCCATATATGTGGCAATCTCTTCTAATAAATGAATGATTTCTTTTTTACTTTTTACCACTCAATTCACCTCTTATATTGATTCTTTCAGATAAGCAAACAAAAGCGCTTGTTTTTCTAGCGTTTGACAAAATCCGGAAGTAGATGCTTATAAACCGGAAATATGAGAAACCAAAGAAAACAAAGCGCTTGCCGTTCATTTATTTCATAATCATCTAAGCTTCCTAGTTCTTTTATTTAGGAATTACTCCAGTCATCCATTCATAAAAACGCTTTGATAAAACTGGTGTATTTTCTAGTATCCACTGGGCAA
This DNA window, taken from Listeria sp. PSOL-1, encodes the following:
- the polX gene encoding DNA polymerase/3'-5' exonuclease PolX; translation: MVKSKKEIIHLLEEIATYMELKDENPFKISAFKKAAQSIENDQRSLAEMDDILSLKGIGKTTGQIIQHFLQTGKSPELDQLKKEVPAGLIPLLDVQGLGGKKLARLYHELGVIDRETLLREAQNGHIEALKGFGEKSVQKIMEGVKELGTRPDRYPIDDVLPVAEEIEEYLASIREIKQFHRAGSLRRLRETVRDLDYVIEAEHADQVRASLLQLPLISEVTNAGDTKVSIEVNTSIQIAIDFRIVKPDKFITALHHFTGSKDHNIRMRQIAKDQGEKISEYGVLEANGHTLTFSSEEAFFKHFKLPFIPAELRLDGTEIEKIKTKHDFVSVADIRGDLHMHTTWSDGAYSIQEMIEACIKKGYEYMVITDHGKFLRVANGLNEKRLLEQNQEIKKAAANYPEIDVYAGVEMDILTDATLDFSDEVLQQLDFVIASIHSGFSQTEQEIMKRLETACSNPYVRLIAHPTGRIIGKREPYKVRVKELIKMAKETHTALELNANPKRLDLNAEHLQMAQESGVKLAINTDAHDTTHLDFMDIGARVAVKGWLSKSDIINTMTRKDFKQFLKKK